One Pedomonas mirosovicensis genomic region harbors:
- the cas2 gene encoding CRISPR-associated endonuclease Cas2, with translation MLVTYDVNTQDPAGRRRLRRVAKACQDLGQRVQNSVFECEVDPAQWAKLRARLLEEIDAEKDSLRFYRLGADGKRRVEHVGAKPAIDLDGPLVF, from the coding sequence ATGCTGGTGACCTATGACGTGAATACACAGGACCCTGCCGGCAGGCGTCGCCTACGTCGCGTCGCCAAGGCTTGCCAGGATCTCGGACAGCGTGTGCAGAACTCGGTGTTCGAATGCGAGGTCGATCCGGCGCAATGGGCGAAACTGCGCGCGCGTCTTCTTGAAGAGATCGACGCAGAAAAGGACTCGCTACGCTTCTATCGCCTGGGTGCAGACGGCAAGCGCCGGGTAGAGCATGTAGGCGCGAAACCAGCGATAGACCTTGATGGCCCCCTGGTGTTCTGA
- a CDS encoding transposase, with product MAKITNETKRYPTDLTDEEWTLIQPFLPKVARRGCRPQADLREVLNALRYLARSGGGWRMLPHDFPPWQTVYW from the coding sequence ATGGCCAAGATCACCAACGAGACGAAGCGTTATCCAACGGATCTGACGGACGAGGAATGGACGCTGATCCAGCCCTTTCTGCCGAAGGTGGCCCGGCGTGGCTGCAGGCCACAGGCAGATCTGCGGGAAGTGCTGAATGCGCTGCGCTATCTAGCCCGCTCGGGCGGGGGCTGGCGGATGTTGCCGCATGATTTCCCGCCCTGGCAAACGGTGTACTGGTGA
- a CDS encoding ABC transporter transmembrane domain-containing protein codes for MLGGMKGNLTDENEVAAREMAADAPKAGDAALACFILMLKFLRVPADPEQLQHERGRGTEPFTFQDLLRAAKRLSVEAKHKRAAIDRLERLPLPAIAKLRGAGEADGEAVLLLRAERENDSVRLLIQRPYADGPEVLDARQAKALFTGDILLLTTRERLAGQTRTFDVSWFIPALVKYRKPLRDVLLASFFIQIIALVSPIFFQLVIDKVLVHHALTTLHVLAVGLAVVSIWEILLSGLRTWLFAHTTNRIDAELGAQLFRHLLNLPLSYFEARRVGDSVARVRELETIREFLTSNTLTLVIDLVFTIVFFAVMYAYSPLLTLVVVFSIPLYIVISVLITPPLRARLDEKFKRGLRTRPFWSRR; via the coding sequence TTGCTCGGCGGCATGAAAGGAAATTTAACGGACGAGAATGAAGTTGCAGCCCGTGAAATGGCCGCTGACGCCCCAAAGGCTGGCGATGCGGCACTGGCTTGCTTCATTCTGATGCTCAAGTTCCTGCGTGTTCCCGCCGATCCGGAGCAGCTCCAGCACGAACGCGGACGCGGCACAGAGCCTTTCACCTTTCAGGATCTCCTGCGCGCTGCCAAGCGCCTTAGCGTTGAGGCGAAGCATAAGCGTGCAGCAATTGACCGCTTGGAGCGGCTGCCGCTGCCGGCCATCGCCAAGCTCAGAGGGGCAGGTGAGGCGGATGGCGAGGCCGTCCTCCTGTTGCGCGCGGAGCGCGAAAATGACAGCGTTAGACTGCTCATTCAGCGTCCCTATGCCGATGGTCCCGAGGTTCTTGACGCCCGGCAGGCGAAGGCGCTGTTCACTGGCGATATTCTGCTGCTGACCACGCGGGAGCGTCTTGCTGGTCAGACCCGCACATTCGACGTGTCATGGTTTATCCCGGCGCTGGTCAAGTACCGCAAGCCGCTGCGCGATGTGCTGCTCGCTTCTTTCTTCATTCAAATCATCGCCCTGGTTTCACCAATCTTCTTCCAGCTGGTGATCGATAAGGTACTGGTGCACCATGCCCTGACCACCTTGCACGTGCTGGCGGTTGGGCTGGCGGTCGTCAGCATTTGGGAAATTCTGCTCTCAGGCCTGCGAACCTGGCTGTTCGCCCATACGACGAACCGGATCGATGCGGAACTGGGAGCCCAACTGTTCCGTCATTTGCTCAACCTGCCGCTCAGCTATTTCGAGGCGCGCCGGGTCGGTGACAGCGTAGCCCGCGTGCGGGAGCTGGAGACCATCCGCGAGTTCCTGACCTCGAATACCCTGACGCTGGTGATCGACCTTGTCTTCACCATCGTCTTCTTCGCGGTGATGTACGCCTACTCGCCGCTGCTGACGCTCGTCGTGGTCTTCTCCATTCCGCTTTACATTGTGATCTCGGTGCTGATCACGCCGCCGCTGAGAGCCCGGCTTGACGAGAAGTTTAAACGGGGGCTGAGAACCAGGCCTTTCTGGTCGAGACGGTGA
- a CDS encoding ATP-binding cassette domain-containing protein, translating into MAGYTQTGFAVTRLANWGSQLVQLVSKLTTVAILYFGASQVIEGALTVGALVAFNMFAGRVSAPILRLSQLWQDFQQVRISVERLGDVLNAPAEPEHNPNRASLPPIKGKIEFERVRFRYRPDTPEVLSEVSLTIEPGEMLGIVGPSGSGKSTLTKLIQRLYVPESGRVLVDGVDLALVDPAWLRRQVGVVLQENILFNRTVRDNIALSDPTRPMQAVMAAAKLSGAHEFILQLPHGYDTIIDERGANLSGGQRQRIAIARALITNPRILIFDEATSALDAESEEIVQKNLRMIAQGRTVIIIAHRLSAVRPCDRIITIEKGRITEMGNHDSLLRAGGRYAELYRRQMGVPAE; encoded by the coding sequence TTGGCGGGCTATACCCAGACCGGCTTTGCCGTCACCCGCCTTGCCAACTGGGGCAGCCAGCTGGTGCAGCTGGTCTCGAAGCTGACAACCGTTGCCATCCTCTACTTCGGCGCGAGCCAGGTGATCGAAGGCGCACTCACCGTCGGGGCGCTCGTCGCCTTCAACATGTTTGCCGGGCGCGTATCGGCGCCAATCCTGCGCTTGTCGCAGCTCTGGCAGGATTTCCAGCAGGTCCGAATTTCAGTCGAGCGTTTGGGCGACGTGCTGAATGCCCCGGCTGAACCGGAGCACAACCCGAACCGAGCCAGCCTGCCGCCGATCAAGGGCAAGATCGAGTTCGAGCGGGTGCGATTCCGCTACCGCCCGGATACGCCCGAGGTGCTGAGTGAGGTCAGCCTCACTATCGAGCCCGGCGAAATGCTCGGCATCGTCGGACCGTCTGGCTCAGGCAAGTCGACCCTGACCAAGCTGATCCAGCGTCTCTACGTGCCTGAATCGGGCCGCGTGCTGGTTGACGGTGTCGATCTGGCGCTGGTCGATCCGGCCTGGCTGCGCCGTCAGGTCGGCGTCGTCCTACAGGAAAACATCCTCTTCAACCGCACGGTCCGCGACAACATTGCCCTGTCCGATCCGACGCGTCCCATGCAGGCGGTGATGGCGGCGGCCAAGCTGTCCGGGGCCCATGAGTTCATCCTGCAGTTGCCCCACGGCTATGATACGATCATAGACGAGCGCGGCGCGAACCTCTCTGGCGGGCAGCGCCAGCGCATCGCCATAGCCCGGGCGCTTATCACCAATCCGCGCATTCTGATTTTTGACGAGGCGACCTCGGCGCTCGACGCGGAATCCGAGGAGATCGTCCAGAAGAACCTGCGCATGATCGCGCAGGGACGCACCGTCATTATCATCGCCCACCGGCTCAGTGCCGTGCGGCCGTGCGACCGCATCATCACGATCGAGAAGGGCCGCATCACCGAGATGGGCAACCACGACAGCCTGCTGCGGGCCGGCGGCCGCTATGCCGAGCTTTACCGGCGGCAGATGGGAGTGCCCGCCGAATGA
- a CDS encoding HlyD family type I secretion periplasmic adaptor subunit, with product MTFATLSEKLPGFAHHWRVLRAAWAQENERSAHEKPQEETQFLPAALEIIETPPSPMLRALLLALCGLVVLALLWSIIGKLDTVAVAAGRTIPEGYVKVISWGGVGSEMGSTGIVRAIHVREGQRVEKGQLLIELDPTVAGADAAQAERSLLSAEVEKARAAAIVAYLNGKPPVFNPPEGAPVETIATQRTLISALIAEYEAKRASLLQTREEHQSELAGAELERTKLEETLPFLEKQVLARRQLAEKGLSSKLLLWELEEQFIDRKRSVEVQEKAAAKARAAIASINEQLAQLRQEFARQTLGGLVEAQDQASLSAEEIKKADQRRVLQELRAPVAGTVQQLAVHTIGGVVQQAQPLMMIVPDGGNLIVEAQILNKDMGFVREGQPVAVKLEAFSFTEYGYIEGVLEHISPDALQDEKKGLVYTARVRLKQKTITANGRTIPLTPGMAVQADIKTGERRIIQYLLSPIMKTIEEAGRER from the coding sequence ATGACGTTCGCGACGCTCTCCGAGAAGCTTCCCGGCTTTGCCCATCACTGGCGGGTACTGAGGGCCGCCTGGGCGCAGGAAAATGAGCGCAGCGCGCATGAGAAGCCCCAAGAGGAGACCCAGTTCCTGCCGGCGGCTCTTGAGATTATCGAAACCCCGCCGAGCCCGATGCTGCGCGCGCTGCTGCTGGCGCTGTGCGGTCTCGTTGTGCTGGCGCTGCTCTGGTCGATCATCGGCAAGCTGGACACCGTTGCCGTTGCGGCAGGCCGGACCATCCCTGAGGGCTATGTGAAGGTGATCTCCTGGGGCGGTGTTGGCAGTGAGATGGGTTCGACCGGCATCGTGCGTGCCATCCACGTGAGGGAAGGACAAAGGGTCGAGAAGGGCCAGCTTCTCATTGAGCTTGACCCGACTGTCGCCGGAGCGGATGCTGCCCAGGCCGAGCGCAGCCTCCTCTCGGCCGAGGTTGAGAAGGCCCGGGCGGCTGCCATCGTCGCTTACCTCAACGGCAAGCCGCCGGTCTTTAACCCGCCCGAAGGCGCGCCTGTTGAGACGATTGCCACCCAGCGCACCCTCATCTCGGCGCTGATTGCCGAATATGAGGCCAAGCGCGCAAGCCTCCTGCAAACACGGGAGGAACATCAGTCGGAACTGGCCGGCGCGGAGCTGGAGCGCACCAAGCTTGAAGAGACCCTGCCGTTTCTGGAAAAGCAGGTGCTGGCCCGCCGACAGCTGGCGGAGAAGGGGCTGTCCTCCAAGCTCCTCCTTTGGGAGCTGGAGGAGCAGTTCATCGACCGCAAGCGCAGCGTCGAGGTGCAGGAAAAGGCGGCCGCCAAGGCCCGCGCGGCGATTGCCAGCATTAACGAGCAACTGGCGCAGCTGCGCCAGGAGTTCGCGCGGCAGACCTTGGGTGGGCTGGTCGAGGCGCAGGATCAGGCGAGCCTCAGTGCCGAGGAAATCAAAAAGGCGGACCAGCGCCGGGTGCTGCAGGAGCTGCGTGCGCCGGTTGCCGGAACGGTGCAGCAGCTGGCCGTCCACACTATCGGCGGCGTCGTCCAGCAGGCCCAGCCGCTCATGATGATCGTGCCGGACGGCGGCAACCTCATCGTTGAGGCGCAGATCCTTAACAAGGATATGGGCTTTGTGCGGGAGGGCCAGCCGGTTGCGGTCAAGCTCGAGGCGTTCTCCTTCACGGAATACGGCTACATCGAAGGCGTGCTCGAGCACATCAGCCCCGATGCCCTGCAGGATGAAAAGAAGGGCCTCGTCTATACTGCACGCGTGCGGCTCAAGCAGAAGACCATCACCGCCAACGGCCGCACCATCCCGCTCACGCCCGGCATGGCGGTTCAGGCGGACATCAAGACCGGAGAGCGCCGTATTATCCAGTACTTGCTGAGCCCGATCATGAAGACGATTGAGGAAGCGGGGAGGGAACGATAA